One Burkholderia sp. WP9 genomic window, CCACGGGCAAGCCCGCCGCCATCGCTTCGAGCAGCGACAGGCTCATCGCCTCATAGCGCGACGGGAACACGAAGGCGTCGACCGAATGCATCAGCACCGGCATCTCTTTCACGAGACCGAGAAAATGCACGCGATGCGCGATGCCGAGCGTCTTCGCCTCTTCCGGGTAAGGACTGCCCGGCAGGAAGCCGGCCACCGCGATCTGCACGTGCTCGGGCAAAAACTTGAGCGCGGCGAGTACGGTGCCGAGATTCTTGCGCGGCGTGCGCAGGTCGCCGACGAACAACAGCAGGAACGCGTCCTTCGGCAAACCGAATTTCTCGCGGTCGCCGGAGGCCGCGGCAAAGCCTTGCGTATCGACGCCGTTGTAGATCACATCGACACGGTTGCCGGGCGTGAGGCCGATCGCGCGGATCTCATCGGCGACCTTTTGCGACACTGCGGTGATGACCTTCGAGCGCCGGTAAGCCCAGCGCTCCAGCAGCGCATTGCAGCGCGTATAGACCGACTGATACGCGGACCACACGCCCTTGGTGAGCCCGAATGGGTAGTACTTGCTGCCGAACCAGCCGCTATGCACGAAGTGCGAGGTGTTGACGTCGGCGGGCATCCACGTAATGAAGCCGTTCACGTGCAGCACGTCGTACTCGCGGCGATGCGCGCGCAGCCACATCGCGCTCTTGAATGCGAACACCTGCTGGCGCAGCAGATTGGTCGGCCACCAGCGGCCGATTTTTACCGGCACCCAGCGGACGTTCGGATGCGCGAGCAGATCCGGCGCGACGTGCGAGGCGACCAGCGTGACGCCGATGTTCTCGTCGAGCGCCGCGCGGGCGATCTCGTGGTTGACGCGCCCCTGGCCGTCGTTATGGCGCACAACGTGCGTGACAATGGCGACTCTCAATCAGTGCCTCCGTGGATAGATAGCGTGCGGTATGACGCATTGGCGCGGTTGATTTTTTCGTAATGCACCGCGGAAAGAATCGAGAAAACACCCATGAAAAGCAGCAGGCCGCCGGTGCCGACCAGCGAATTGGTGAACACCAGCATCGCGAAGGTGGCGAGACTCAGGCTCATGCAGGCAGACACGAATTTATCGTTGCGCAGCTTGAACGACGCGAGCACCGCGCGCGTCACCAGCCAGATGATTCCGGACATGTAGAGCAGCGTGCCGGGCCAGCCGAGCACGAACGGAATGTTCATCACGCCGCTGTCGAAGTTGCCGTACTGGCCGAGCTGGCCGCCGTCGTTCGAGAGCTTGGTGGAGGTGCCGGTGGCGCCCATGCCTTCGCCCGATACATCGGTAAAGGCCGTTTTGGCGAAGGTCGCGTAGAACTCGTTACGCGCGGCGTAGCTCTGGTCGTCGTTCAGGTTGACGATGGTGGTCAGGCGCGCCTGCATCCGCTCGGCCACCGGGCCGACCGCCAGCAGCGGCACGCATAGCCCCGCCAGCAACACCGCGCTGGCCACGATACGCACGCGCACCTTGTTGTTCGACTTGACGAGCTGGATCAGCAACGCGATGACCCACCCGCCCCACGTCGAGCGCACGAGGCTCAGCGCGAACGAGAAAAAGCCCAGCGCCGCGGCAACCCAGCGCACCCGGTGCGTGGCCGCCATCACGAAGACCATCGCGCCCATCATCGCGAACGCGAACGGTCCCGACGAATTCATCGTGCTGAACACGCGCACGCCCATCGGCACCGGATCGCCTTGCGAGTTCATCTGCGAGCCGAGCATCCACAGCGCGTCCCACTGCGGCATGATGAAAAACTGCACGAGGCCGTAGCCGCCCATCACCAGCATGCCCCAGATGAACGTATTGACGATGGTGTCGCGGTACTGCGGATACTGGCGCGTGTTCGCCATGATGTGAAAGCCGATCAGGATCGGATAGAGCCAGTTCGCGAGGTCGTAGGTGGCCGCGAGCGGCCCGCTCGACATCACGCCCACGAGGAACGCATAGATCAGCCCGAGCAGGACCAGCAGCACCGGCAGGCCGCGCCGTTGCGCGAGCAGCTTGTAGTAGCGCAGCAGCGACAGCGCGCTGATCATCGTCACCGCGAGCGGTGCGACCTGAATCAGGCTGGTCGGTGTGAACGATCCCTTGGACCAGTCGGCCAGACGCCGCACCTCCGGACTCAGGAACCACAGCCACCACATGAAGCCGATATAGCGCGCCGGGCTCTTGAAGTAGAGCCACAGGCCAGTCAGGATCGCGAGCACCGGAAACGCGAGCGTGAGCACCGTGCCCTGATGCGCGCCGATCAGCAGCGTCGTGACGAACCACAGCAAAGCCTCCGGCAGCCATTCCTTGCGGGCGCGGGACTTGGCCCGTCCCGTGCCGTTCGCGCCTGCGGCGCTTCGCGCAATCGTCGACATCGTTCAGAGACCCCCGCGCGACTGCCGCGCCGGCCGCTCGGACTCGGACACGCCTGCAGCCGCTGTCGTCATGCCGGCCGCCGAGCGCGCGCGCGTCGCGGCGCGCGAGCGCAGCATCTCCTGCGTGATCCGCACATGCTGCATGGCGTAGTGCTGCGTGGTTAGATCGCGGGCGAGCAGGCCGGCCGCGGCCGCCTGCGCCTGGCGCAATGCGTGCATGGGCTCGGCGGCGAGCTGGTCCACGGCCTCGCGCAACGCCTGCGGGTTGAACGGCGGGATATAAGACGCCTCGCCGGCCGGAAAATAATCCTGCAACGCGCCGACATTCGTGACCACCATCGGCTTGCCGACCGCGGCGGCTTCGAGCATGACCGTAATGCCGGAGGCGTGTGAATTCGGCCGCAACGGCACGACGATCACATCGGCCCAGTCGTACAGTTCGTGTTGTTTCTTGATGCCGGAGAACAGCGCGATCTCGACGTTGGGCACCCGCAGCGAAGCGGGAATGCGCCGCCGCGTCGCGAGCTTCACTGTGTAGCGCCCGTCGTTGCCGAATGCCTTGATGAGCGTTTCCCAATCGCGGTCACGGTCGTTGCCAATCGCGGCGATGCGGATCGGTGTGTGCGGCGTCCATTCGGTGGGCGTCTTGACCGGGAAATCGCGCGTGTTCAGACCGTACAGCAGCGCCTTGGCGTCGCGATCGAAGTAACGCTGGCACAGCCCGGCGTTTTCGCTCGCGAGCGTGGTGAGCTGATCGGCGCGCGTCATCAGCTTGCGATACAGCCAACTGCGCAGCATGCCGTAAGAAGGCCATTTATCGAGCAGCCACACGCTTTGCGCGAGCAGCAAGGGGCCGTGATCGGCGCCGGCCTTGCGGCCGCTCAGCAGCAGCATGAGCGCCGCGGAGAGCCATTCCTGTTCGGTGTGCGTCCAGATCACGTCCGAGCGCAGCATCTCGGCGCGGTTGCGCCACGTATGAATGAAGTCGAAGCCGAGCGCTGCCTTCAGCGCACGGCGCAACAGGCGCACCGGTTTGCCTTCGCGGGCGTCCTGCGAATAGGTGAGTTTGAACGTGTCGGATTCCGCGTGGTGATAGCCGTACAGACAACCAATGTCGTCGCCCTGTCGGTAAAAGCGCGGGTCGGCGCCGTAAAACAGATGAACGTGAACTTTCGTACTCATGCAGACACTCCGCTCTGCCGGTGGAAAGGGGCATCGGCGGCCCTGATGCGGGCCGTGCGCCGATGCGCGAACGTGCGGGACGTGCGGCGCGGTGTCGTGCTCACGCGGCGCGGGACAGCGCGCGGCGCGCTTCGTGCGCGCCGGTGCGCACGGCGCGCCAGCGCGTGAGCTTCAGGCCCGCCTGCTTCGAGAGCAGCGCGAGCGCCGCGTGCGTGAGCCCCGGATAAACTCGCGTGCCGACCAGCGTCCACCACCACCACGCGGTCTCGCGGTGCAGCGGCGGCAACTGGTCGCGCAGGATCAGATGGAAGTTGAACGCGGCGTTGCGCAAGGCCGCCATGGTTTGCGCGTCGCGCCGGTCGTCGTCGAAACGCTCGGCGGGAAAGTGATCGACCGCCACGCGCGGGTCGTACATCAGCTTCCAGCCGGCGTTCCTCACCGCCAGGCTGAACGCCATGTCGTTGTGAACCTGTGCGCCCGCGCCGCGCAGGCGCGCGTCGAAGCGGATGGTGCGCACCGCCTCGCGGCGGTAGCTCATGTTCGCGCCCTTCAGAATGTCCACTTCGCGCGCACCGCCCACGCCGAGATGATGATTGCCGATAATCTTGCCGTGCGCCGTGACCTTGCCCACCAGCGGCCGCTCGCCGTCGAGCACGCGACCTTTCTCGTGCACCCAGTCGCGCCCGCCGAGTGCGCCGAGGCGCGCATCGCTCGCGAACGCGGCCGCAATGCGTTCGACCCAGTCGGCGTGCGGCGCGGCGTCGTCGTCGGTGATCGCGATCACGTCGCCTTTGGCCGCGTCCAGCCCGCGATTCAGCGCCGCGACCTGGCCGGGCACCTCGACCAGCGCCACCGAGAGCGGCAACGCGCCCGGCACGGCCGGATCGCGCAGGCAGGCGTGGGTCGCTTCGTCGTCGGCGCGCGCCACCACCACTACTTCGTCCGGCAGACGCGACTGCCGTTGCAGCGCGGCGAGGCAGCGCGCCAGATCGGCCGGGCGTCGATAAGTCGGAACCAGTACCGTCACTTTCATCGTGATGTCCTTTTTTAACGTCGTTGCGCGAGGTTCGAGTTGCATCCCTAAACGCATCCGGCTCAAGTGCTCAGGTATTCCTGAACCGCCGCGTAGCCCCGGTCGTAGCCGCCGCGCGAGCGGGCCGGCATGCCGTTGAAAATGCCGCCCTGCACGTGCACGCCGGCCGCGCGCAGACGCTTCAACGCGTCCGCGATCTCGCCTTCGCTGTGTACGCCCGAGCGCATCACGAAGAAGGTCGAACCGGCATACGCGCCGATAATCGACGCATCGGTCACGGCCAGCACCGGCGGCGTGTCGATGATGATCACGTCGTAGCGTTTGGCGAGACCGTCGAGGTATTGCGGCAGGCGCGGCGACATCAGCAGTTCCGACGGATTGGGCGGACGGCGGCCGCACGAGATGAAGCTCAGGCCGTCGACGTTCGAGCTGCGGATCGCTTCTTCCAGCGAGATCTGCCCGCTCAGCAATTCGGACAGACCGTTATCCGGCACGCCGCCCAGATAGCGCTCGAGCACGCCGCGGCGCATGTCGCCATCGATCATCAGCACGCGCTTGCCCGAATTCGCGAGCAGCACGGCGAGGTTGACCGTCAGGAAGCTCTTGCCGACTCCGGCCATCGGACCCGTCAGCATGACGATGCGGTTCTTCGCGTCCATCATGGTGAACTGCATGGAGGTGCGCAGGCTGCGCAAGCTTTCCACCGTGACGTCCTTGGGCCGCGCATTCGCGAGCACAGAGCGCAGGCGTTCGCCGCCGCGCTGGAAGCTGGTCTCGAGCACGGCCTGTTCGGCGCTCTGCGGCACGAGGCCGAACACCGGCAGATGGAATGCGCGCTCGATGTGATCCGGGTCGTCGATGCCCTTGAACATATTGCGGCGCAGGAACACGAAACCCGTGCCCGCGATCAGCCCGAGAATCACCGCCGCCGACAGGATCAGCGCCTTTTTCGGCTTGACCGGCACACCCGGACGCAGCGCGACGTCGACGATATGCACGTTGCCGCCGGTGCCGGCCTTCTGCACCGACAGTTCCTGCACGCGGTTGAGCAGCAGCACGTAGATGTCTTCGGCCACCTTCGCGTCGCGCTGCAATTGCACGGCCTTCACTTCGGTGGCCGGCAGATCGCGGAAGCGGTCGGCGTATTTGGTGCGTTGCGCCTGCAATTCGGCCATCTGCGCACGCGCGGCGACGAGCATCGGGTGATCGTCCCCGTAACGCTCGGTGAGCTGCGCCATCTGCAGGCGCAAGCCGGCGATCTGCTGCTCGTACTGCACGCTGCCTTCGAGGTAGACCTTGGCCTCGTCGCTCGCGTTGATCGAGCCGGACTGACGTTGATACGCGGTCAAGGCGGCCTCAGCGCGTTCGAGATCGGACTTCAGGCGCGGCTCTTCACTCTTCAGGAAGTCGAGCATCTTGCTCGCGTCGGCCTGCTTGTTCAGCACGTGCTGGCGCACATACGACTCGGCCAGCGCATTGGCGACGAGCGCGGCATGTTCGGGGCTCTTGTCTTCCAGCGAGATCTGGATCACGCCTGTCTGCTTGCCCTGCTCCTGCACCGTGATGGCCGACTGGAACGCGGAGATCGCGTCGAGGTCGTTGGCGCGCATCACCGTGAATTCCTCGCCCGGGCGCGCCACCAGTTTGTTGACCATCATGGTCACGCCGCCGCCCTGCTCCTGCTGGCCGACGAGGCCGCGCAGCAACAGCGCGCCGTTTTCCGCATACAGTTCGTAGTGCTGGTCGTCGATCACCTTCATGGTGAGCTTCTGGCCTTCCAGCGCGGGCACCACGTCGATCGAATCGACGTCGGCCTCTTCACCGCCCCATGCGTACGACGACAGACCCAGCCACGGACGCGCCGGCTGACCCGGCGTCGCCATGCGCGCGGCGATGCTGCCGAGGAGCGGCAGCGTCTTCGGCGTGACGCTGAAGTTCAGCTTCAGTTGCTGCACGACCGGGCCGACCACGCCGCGGCTCTTGATGATTTCGATTTCCGCGTCGGTGGGCAGCGAGGTCGAGCCGGTGGTGATCGCGGCGCCCGTTTGCGTCTGCGTGAGCGCCTGCGACGTGTTGTCGGACTGCTCGACCCGCACATGCGCATCGGCGGAATAGATCGGCTTGGCGAGAAAACAGTACGCGCCCGCGATCGCGACGATCACGGCGGCAATGGCGATGAGCCACCAGATGTCGTCGAGGATCACCTGGACCAGTTGTCCGAGGACGACGTCCTCTTCTTCGGTCTTGATCGGACCGGCCATGTGTGGAGAGATTTGGTTGCTCACAGTTCGCTTCCCGTATCGGTTACATCGGCATTTGCTTCGGTCCCGCGCCGCGTCCCTGAAGGACGGCGCGGCGCGG contains:
- a CDS encoding glycosyltransferase family 4 protein, whose protein sequence is MRVAIVTHVVRHNDGQGRVNHEIARAALDENIGVTLVASHVAPDLLAHPNVRWVPVKIGRWWPTNLLRQQVFAFKSAMWLRAHRREYDVLHVNGFITWMPADVNTSHFVHSGWFGSKYYPFGLTKGVWSAYQSVYTRCNALLERWAYRRSKVITAVSQKVADEIRAIGLTPGNRVDVIYNGVDTQGFAAASGDREKFGLPKDAFLLLFVGDLRTPRKNLGTVLAALKFLPEHVQIAVAGFLPGSPYPEEAKTLGIAHRVHFLGLVKEMPVLMHSVDAFVFPSRYEAMSLSLLEAMAAGLPVVTARTAGGAEIITPECGIVLDDPDDPKALAHAVARLAENHVARRAMGVAANELATGFGWARMAAQYIALYRQLAGQQKDRRRSEVEAAAVAKTDALTLNTLAGQKSAE
- a CDS encoding glucose-6-phosphate isomerase — protein: MSTIARSAAGANGTGRAKSRARKEWLPEALLWFVTTLLIGAHQGTVLTLAFPVLAILTGLWLYFKSPARYIGFMWWLWFLSPEVRRLADWSKGSFTPTSLIQVAPLAVTMISALSLLRYYKLLAQRRGLPVLLVLLGLIYAFLVGVMSSGPLAATYDLANWLYPILIGFHIMANTRQYPQYRDTIVNTFIWGMLVMGGYGLVQFFIMPQWDALWMLGSQMNSQGDPVPMGVRVFSTMNSSGPFAFAMMGAMVFVMAATHRVRWVAAALGFFSFALSLVRSTWGGWVIALLIQLVKSNNKVRVRIVASAVLLAGLCVPLLAVGPVAERMQARLTTIVNLNDDQSYAARNEFYATFAKTAFTDVSGEGMGATGTSTKLSNDGGQLGQYGNFDSGVMNIPFVLGWPGTLLYMSGIIWLVTRAVLASFKLRNDKFVSACMSLSLATFAMLVFTNSLVGTGGLLLFMGVFSILSAVHYEKINRANASYRTLSIHGGTD
- a CDS encoding glycosyltransferase, whose protein sequence is MSTKVHVHLFYGADPRFYRQGDDIGCLYGYHHAESDTFKLTYSQDAREGKPVRLLRRALKAALGFDFIHTWRNRAEMLRSDVIWTHTEQEWLSAALMLLLSGRKAGADHGPLLLAQSVWLLDKWPSYGMLRSWLYRKLMTRADQLTTLASENAGLCQRYFDRDAKALLYGLNTRDFPVKTPTEWTPHTPIRIAAIGNDRDRDWETLIKAFGNDGRYTVKLATRRRIPASLRVPNVEIALFSGIKKQHELYDWADVIVVPLRPNSHASGITVMLEAAAVGKPMVVTNVGALQDYFPAGEASYIPPFNPQALREAVDQLAAEPMHALRQAQAAAAGLLARDLTTQHYAMQHVRITQEMLRSRAATRARSAAGMTTAAAGVSESERPARQSRGGL
- a CDS encoding glycosyltransferase translates to MKVTVLVPTYRRPADLARCLAALQRQSRLPDEVVVVARADDEATHACLRDPAVPGALPLSVALVEVPGQVAALNRGLDAAKGDVIAITDDDAAPHADWVERIAAAFASDARLGALGGRDWVHEKGRVLDGERPLVGKVTAHGKIIGNHHLGVGGAREVDILKGANMSYRREAVRTIRFDARLRGAGAQVHNDMAFSLAVRNAGWKLMYDPRVAVDHFPAERFDDDRRDAQTMAALRNAAFNFHLILRDQLPPLHRETAWWWWTLVGTRVYPGLTHAALALLSKQAGLKLTRWRAVRTGAHEARRALSRAA
- a CDS encoding polysaccharide biosynthesis tyrosine autokinase gives rise to the protein MAGPIKTEEEDVVLGQLVQVILDDIWWLIAIAAVIVAIAGAYCFLAKPIYSADAHVRVEQSDNTSQALTQTQTGAAITTGSTSLPTDAEIEIIKSRGVVGPVVQQLKLNFSVTPKTLPLLGSIAARMATPGQPARPWLGLSSYAWGGEEADVDSIDVVPALEGQKLTMKVIDDQHYELYAENGALLLRGLVGQQEQGGGVTMMVNKLVARPGEEFTVMRANDLDAISAFQSAITVQEQGKQTGVIQISLEDKSPEHAALVANALAESYVRQHVLNKQADASKMLDFLKSEEPRLKSDLERAEAALTAYQRQSGSINASDEAKVYLEGSVQYEQQIAGLRLQMAQLTERYGDDHPMLVAARAQMAELQAQRTKYADRFRDLPATEVKAVQLQRDAKVAEDIYVLLLNRVQELSVQKAGTGGNVHIVDVALRPGVPVKPKKALILSAAVILGLIAGTGFVFLRRNMFKGIDDPDHIERAFHLPVFGLVPQSAEQAVLETSFQRGGERLRSVLANARPKDVTVESLRSLRTSMQFTMMDAKNRIVMLTGPMAGVGKSFLTVNLAVLLANSGKRVLMIDGDMRRGVLERYLGGVPDNGLSELLSGQISLEEAIRSSNVDGLSFISCGRRPPNPSELLMSPRLPQYLDGLAKRYDVIIIDTPPVLAVTDASIIGAYAGSTFFVMRSGVHSEGEIADALKRLRAAGVHVQGGIFNGMPARSRGGYDRGYAAVQEYLST